One bacterium DNA segment encodes these proteins:
- a CDS encoding aldo/keto reductase codes for MRRRRPDARPIDEGTPNEAGSSDWTRRDFLRASGALGTTLTAAGPAAASMTALDPPETAGIRRRVVLGRTGIEVPDISFGTFSLESDERLIHHALDRGITHFDTAESYTNGRAEHVLGRALRGRRDRVTLTSKFVAETSHSAAQQMRVLEESLRRLETDYIDIYMNHAVNDVARVASEEWQSFVTRAREQGKIRAVGMSGHAQRLTECMDYVLDEKLVDVFLVAYNFAQQPSFKDEAKRYLSEWLPSLDIVTSQNRLPEVLQRAHREGVGVMVMKTLKGARLNDMRDFERPGRTFSQAAFRWVLSEPSVHGLVVSMTSREMIDEYVEASGAESPDREDLALLSRYLHRNAGSSCLVGCGDCLSSCPAGVAIADVMRTRMYALDYQQPAIAADEYGRLERNGASCLSCSGAPCATACPSGLDIASLTRDTHTRLKRV; via the coding sequence TTGAGACGCCGCCGCCCTGACGCCAGACCGATCGACGAAGGCACGCCGAACGAGGCCGGGTCCTCCGACTGGACGCGTCGCGATTTCCTTCGGGCCAGCGGTGCGCTCGGCACGACCCTGACCGCCGCCGGCCCCGCGGCCGCGAGCATGACGGCCCTCGACCCGCCCGAGACCGCCGGCATCCGTCGTCGGGTGGTCCTCGGTCGCACCGGAATCGAGGTCCCGGACATCAGCTTCGGCACGTTCAGCCTCGAATCCGACGAACGTCTGATCCACCACGCCCTCGATCGCGGCATCACCCATTTCGACACCGCCGAGAGCTACACGAACGGTCGAGCGGAACACGTCCTGGGGCGCGCCCTCCGCGGCCGCCGCGACCGCGTCACCCTGACCAGCAAGTTCGTCGCGGAGACGTCGCACTCGGCCGCGCAGCAGATGCGGGTGCTCGAGGAGAGCCTCCGCCGCCTCGAGACCGACTACATCGACATCTACATGAATCACGCGGTGAACGACGTCGCGCGCGTGGCCAGCGAGGAATGGCAGTCGTTCGTGACCCGTGCCAGGGAGCAGGGCAAGATCCGGGCCGTCGGCATGTCGGGACACGCCCAGCGGCTCACGGAGTGCATGGACTACGTGCTCGACGAGAAGCTCGTCGACGTCTTCCTCGTCGCCTACAACTTCGCCCAGCAGCCCAGCTTCAAGGACGAGGCCAAGCGCTACCTCAGCGAGTGGCTGCCCAGCCTCGACATCGTGACGAGTCAGAATCGCCTCCCGGAAGTGCTCCAGCGAGCGCACCGGGAGGGGGTGGGCGTCATGGTCATGAAGACGCTCAAGGGCGCGCGACTGAACGACATGCGCGATTTCGAGCGGCCCGGGCGGACGTTCTCCCAGGCCGCTTTCCGGTGGGTCCTCTCGGAGCCGTCCGTCCACGGCCTGGTCGTGTCGATGACCAGTCGCGAGATGATCGACGAATACGTCGAGGCCTCCGGCGCCGAGTCCCCCGACCGGGAGGACCTCGCCCTGCTCTCCCGCTACCTCCATCGGAATGCAGGGTCGAGCTGCCTGGTCGGATGCGGGGATTGCCTGTCGAGCTGCCCAGCCGGCGTGGCGATCGCCGACGTGATGCGGACACGGATGTACGCGCTCGACTACCAGCAGCCGGCCATCGCCGCGGACGAGTACGGCCGGTTGGAGCGGAACGGCGCGAGCTGCCTCTCGTGCAGCGGCGCCCCTTGTGCCACCGCGTGCCCGTCCGGCCTCGACA
- a CDS encoding 4'-phosphopantetheinyl transferase superfamily protein — MEHLLNDLLPATVRVAVAPVGDHEDALLPDERAIVASAVAKRRREFSTGRVLARRLLAEFDHPEFALLRGEDRVPQWPEGLVGSISHADALCAAAVGQASEFAGIGVDLEPDEAVDREIERVVCRDGERAWVRAGGDGAVGRRVRVVFSVKEAVYKAFYPRTREFWGFQDVLVEIDLDAGRYRATLPESAGVRQVSGRVALREGWILSTLAVRANEVGAPGDAASVR, encoded by the coding sequence GTGGAACACCTGCTGAACGATCTCCTGCCCGCGACCGTGCGTGTTGCCGTCGCGCCCGTCGGCGACCACGAGGACGCGCTCCTCCCGGACGAGCGCGCGATCGTCGCGAGCGCCGTCGCCAAGCGCCGCCGGGAGTTCTCGACCGGTCGCGTCCTCGCACGGAGGCTCCTCGCAGAGTTCGATCACCCGGAATTCGCGTTGCTGCGCGGCGAGGATCGCGTCCCGCAGTGGCCGGAGGGGCTGGTCGGCTCGATTTCGCATGCCGACGCGCTCTGCGCGGCCGCGGTCGGACAGGCCAGCGAGTTCGCGGGGATCGGCGTGGATCTCGAGCCGGACGAGGCCGTCGACCGCGAGATCGAGCGCGTCGTCTGTCGCGACGGGGAGCGTGCGTGGGTGCGGGCCGGCGGCGACGGAGCGGTGGGGCGTCGGGTGCGGGTCGTGTTCAGCGTGAAGGAAGCGGTCTACAAGGCGTTCTATCCGCGCACCCGTGAGTTCTGGGGCTTCCAGGACGTCCTCGTCGAGATCGATCTGGACGCGGGGCGCTACCGGGCGACGCTCCCGGAATCGGCAGGCGTGCGGCAGGTGAGCGGCAGGGTCGCGCTTCGGGAGGGCTGGATCCTCTCTACGCTCGCGGTGCGCGCGAACGAGGTCGGGGCGCCGGGGGACGCGGCGTCCGTCCGCTGA
- the gmd gene encoding GDP-mannose 4,6-dehydratase has protein sequence MSRQVAVITGITGQDGSYLAELLLEKGYEVHGIARRTSLFNRSRIEQTRDAALAKGQTYALHYGDLGDSSSLNRILAETRPTEVYNLAAQSHVAVSFEQPEYTADVDGTGVLRLLEGIRINGLDARFYQASTSELYGKVVETPQSETTPFHPRSPYAVAKLYGYWIVRNYRESYGMHASNGILFNHESERRGENFVTRKITLGLARVKLGRQARLSLGNLDAKRDWGHARDYVEAMWRMLQQDEPDDYVVATGETHSVRAFVVAAAAAADLEIEWEGEGTDEVGRDRATGEIVVDVDPRFYRPAEVDLLLGDPTKAKEKLGWTPRISFEALAETMMHADLELAAKG, from the coding sequence ATGAGTCGGCAAGTCGCAGTGATCACGGGCATTACCGGCCAGGACGGGTCCTATCTCGCGGAGCTCCTCCTCGAGAAGGGCTACGAGGTGCACGGGATCGCGCGGCGCACCTCGCTGTTCAACCGGTCGCGAATCGAGCAGACCCGTGACGCGGCGCTCGCCAAGGGGCAGACCTACGCGCTCCACTACGGCGATCTCGGGGACTCGAGCAGCCTGAACCGCATCCTCGCGGAGACGCGGCCGACGGAGGTCTACAACCTCGCGGCCCAGTCCCACGTGGCGGTCTCCTTCGAGCAGCCCGAGTACACCGCGGACGTGGACGGGACGGGCGTGCTCCGCCTCCTCGAGGGCATCCGGATCAATGGCCTCGACGCCCGCTTCTACCAGGCCTCCACCAGCGAGCTCTACGGCAAGGTCGTCGAGACGCCGCAGAGCGAGACGACGCCCTTCCATCCGCGCTCGCCCTACGCGGTCGCCAAGCTCTACGGCTACTGGATCGTCCGGAACTACCGCGAGTCCTACGGGATGCACGCGAGCAACGGCATCCTCTTCAATCACGAGTCCGAGCGGCGCGGCGAGAACTTCGTCACCCGCAAGATCACCCTCGGCCTCGCCCGCGTGAAGCTCGGGCGCCAGGCGCGGCTCTCGCTCGGCAACCTCGACGCGAAGCGCGACTGGGGGCACGCGCGGGACTACGTGGAAGCGATGTGGCGCATGCTCCAGCAGGACGAGCCGGACGACTATGTCGTCGCGACCGGCGAGACCCATTCCGTGCGGGCGTTCGTGGTCGCGGCGGCCGCGGCGGCCGACCTCGAGATCGAGTGGGAAGGCGAGGGCACCGACGAGGTCGGGCGTGACCGCGCGACGGGCGAGATCGTCGTCGACGTCGATCCCCGCTTCTACCGCCCCGCCGAGGTCGACCTCCTGCTGGGCGACCCGACGAAGGCGAAGGAGAAGCTCGGCTGGACGCCGCGCATCAGCTTCGAGGCCCTCGCCGAGACGATGATGCACGCGGACCTGGAGCTCGCGGCGAAGGGCTAG
- a CDS encoding integrin alpha, with protein sequence MDFPRGRGGRSRGLTLWLLVLIALAWGCDSGGGGAAAPAPLRSVDLATIPPGAAGVLRVHGSEGVGSAGVPVTGGHDVDGDGNADVAMAAFQADPNGRTNAGEVFLHLGDGTIGGIVDTAVASARILRIQGAAEAETTGSEIWMDDVTGDGAAELIIARQNFTPDPGRIGAGAVTLLIGGPGVATQAASLAPIDLAVAPPAGITLTTLVGGEALGRFGIWIRTGDVTGDGIADLLVGADQEDSGGEPDSGAVYLIRGGPHLAVGGTVDLVDLATALPGHLAQIRAPTGAAGFHVGATCALADLDGNGRAEVIAAATIERAGASFPALGAPAGSAVASGGVRDGAIYIAWDDNFAGAWPAGFSFAFDTAPDDTSEVRGGVRNIAFGEEILGGLDFDADGNADLFLGDIVGDATGGFRLRSGSGHLLYDAASLRGAPAFDLDNPPPGLVMTTFIGPERFDIASDTGLQGDFDDDGFPDLAFSSPHGSPYGRSEAGKIHVIHGQVGPWPAVIDLRWGRQPDPMDVRISEVHGVKAVDVLCYSADAADYDGDGVDDLIVNEMLGDGLLPADANTGNVLVLSGTLIRDLP encoded by the coding sequence GTGGACTTTCCCCGTGGCCGCGGGGGACGATCTCGCGGCCTGACCCTCTGGCTGCTCGTCCTGATCGCGCTCGCCTGGGGCTGCGACTCGGGCGGCGGCGGGGCCGCCGCGCCCGCGCCTCTGCGGAGCGTCGACCTGGCGACGATTCCGCCGGGTGCGGCGGGTGTGCTTCGCGTGCACGGGTCGGAGGGCGTGGGCTCCGCGGGCGTCCCCGTGACCGGCGGCCACGACGTCGATGGCGATGGGAACGCCGACGTCGCGATGGCCGCCTTCCAGGCGGATCCGAATGGACGGACGAACGCCGGCGAGGTCTTCCTCCACCTGGGCGACGGGACGATCGGCGGGATCGTCGACACCGCCGTGGCGAGCGCCCGGATCCTCCGGATCCAGGGCGCCGCCGAAGCCGAGACGACGGGCTCGGAGATCTGGATGGACGACGTCACCGGCGACGGGGCGGCCGAGCTGATCATCGCGCGCCAGAACTTCACGCCGGACCCCGGACGGATCGGCGCCGGGGCGGTCACGCTCCTGATCGGCGGCCCTGGGGTCGCGACCCAGGCCGCGAGCCTCGCGCCGATCGACCTGGCCGTCGCCCCGCCCGCCGGGATCACGCTCACGACCCTGGTCGGGGGCGAGGCCCTCGGGCGATTCGGGATCTGGATCCGGACCGGGGACGTGACCGGCGACGGCATCGCCGATCTGCTCGTCGGCGCGGACCAGGAGGATTCGGGCGGCGAGCCCGACAGCGGGGCGGTCTACCTGATCCGCGGGGGTCCCCATCTCGCCGTCGGCGGGACCGTCGACCTGGTGGACCTCGCGACCGCGCTCCCTGGCCATCTCGCCCAGATCCGCGCGCCGACCGGCGCCGCCGGGTTCCACGTCGGGGCGACCTGCGCGCTGGCGGACCTCGACGGAAACGGAAGGGCCGAGGTGATCGCGGCGGCGACGATCGAGCGGGCGGGCGCGAGCTTCCCGGCGCTCGGTGCGCCGGCCGGCTCCGCCGTCGCCTCCGGCGGGGTCCGCGATGGCGCGATCTACATCGCCTGGGACGACAACTTCGCGGGCGCCTGGCCCGCCGGCTTCAGCTTCGCCTTCGACACGGCGCCGGACGACACGAGCGAGGTGCGCGGCGGCGTTCGCAACATCGCCTTCGGCGAGGAGATCCTGGGCGGACTCGACTTCGACGCGGACGGGAACGCGGACCTCTTCCTGGGCGACATCGTCGGGGACGCGACGGGCGGATTCCGCCTCCGCTCGGGCAGCGGTCACCTCCTCTACGATGCGGCCTCGCTCCGCGGGGCGCCGGCCTTCGACCTCGACAACCCGCCGCCGGGTCTGGTCATGACCACGTTCATCGGCCCGGAGCGCTTCGACATCGCCTCGGACACGGGGCTCCAGGGCGACTTCGACGACGACGGCTTCCCGGACCTCGCCTTCTCCTCACCCCACGGTTCGCCCTACGGGCGAAGCGAGGCGGGCAAGATCCACGTGATCCACGGGCAGGTCGGCCCCTGGCCGGCGGTGATCGATCTGCGCTGGGGCCGTCAGCCGGATCCCATGGACGTGCGGATCAGCGAGGTCCACGGCGTGAAGGCGGTCGACGTGCTCTGCTACAGCGCCGATGCCGCCGACTACGACGGCGACGGCGTCGACGATCTGATCGTCAACGAGATGCTCGGCGACGGCCTGCTGCCGGCGGACGCGAATACCGGGAACGTCCTGGTGTTGAGCGGGACGTTGATCCGCGACCTTCCCTAG